A region from the Planctomycetaceae bacterium genome encodes:
- a CDS encoding methyltransferase domain-containing protein: MHEAAGRLGVPENALVLEPGCGIGNFMGHAREGQKFIGVELDRTSGRIAQALYPQHDIRIENFRDTRLPDGQLDAVIGNVPFANVNLKHNGQKFALHDYFFAKSVDALKPGGVLSLVTSHFTLDKQNAAIREYLGERADFLGAIRLPSDAFKREGTAVVTDIIFMRKRAAGEPAQHVDSGLAGHLALTIEGTESPVNRYFHNHPDMVLGDWSRESQL; encoded by the coding sequence ATGCATGAGGCAGCCGGACGGCTGGGAGTTCCGGAGAACGCTCTGGTGCTGGAACCCGGCTGCGGGATTGGCAACTTTATGGGCCATGCTCGCGAGGGGCAGAAGTTTATTGGCGTCGAGCTGGATCGGACGTCGGGACGGATTGCTCAGGCGTTGTATCCGCAGCATGACATCCGCATTGAGAACTTCCGCGATACCAGACTGCCGGACGGACAGCTTGACGCCGTGATTGGCAATGTGCCGTTTGCCAATGTGAACCTGAAACACAACGGCCAGAAGTTCGCCCTGCATGATTACTTCTTCGCGAAGTCGGTCGATGCTTTGAAGCCCGGCGGTGTGCTCTCGCTGGTGACGTCGCACTTTACGCTCGACAAGCAGAACGCCGCGATTCGCGAGTATCTCGGAGAACGGGCCGACTTCTTGGGCGCGATTCGGCTGCCGTCCGATGCGTTCAAACGCGAAGGCACGGCTGTGGTCACCGACATTATCTTCATGCGGAAACGGGCGGCGGGCGAACCCGCTCAGCATGTGGACTCCGGACTGGCTGGACACCTCGCGCTGACGATCGAAGGCACGGAGAGTCCGGTCAATCG